In Anaerolineales bacterium, a genomic segment contains:
- a CDS encoding alpha/beta hydrolase, whose translation MTTTTETFLLGLVIFLLVWGGIVSFGAMRLLRRRRLRQATTPNAHGMGYETITFSARDGTPLVGWWILAPPSTQDEMPSTASTVILCHGSEGSMDHWLPLARVLHQAGFNVFLFDFRAHGRSGGRHTTFGMYERDDLLGAIDVLAERGITRVGVWGVSMGAATALLTAAQMGKPSSIAALIADGSFVYLKRTIARRIHFWGIPHWLGWHIAAWMLVVAGVRTHGRMDQVDPILWSKHIYIPVLYIHGGLDWLTTTAEASLLVAQTPAPHEFWIVPDARHGETATKYPDDYAARIVGWFQRWL comes from the coding sequence GTGACCACCACAACCGAAACATTCCTTTTGGGGTTGGTGATTTTTCTTCTTGTTTGGGGAGGGATTGTCTCTTTCGGGGCAATGCGCCTACTGCGGCGTCGGCGGCTGCGCCAAGCGACAACCCCCAACGCACACGGCATGGGGTATGAGACAATCACTTTTTCCGCACGGGATGGTACCCCCCTCGTGGGGTGGTGGATTCTTGCCCCGCCATCCACACAGGATGAAATGCCAAGCACAGCAAGCACAGTGATCCTCTGTCACGGCTCAGAAGGGAGTATGGATCATTGGCTGCCCCTTGCCAGGGTCCTTCATCAGGCGGGGTTCAATGTGTTTCTCTTTGACTTTCGGGCGCACGGACGCTCTGGCGGGCGGCACACCACCTTTGGCATGTACGAACGCGATGATTTATTGGGCGCGATAGATGTTTTGGCTGAACGGGGTATCACACGGGTAGGCGTTTGGGGGGTCAGCATGGGCGCGGCGACGGCGCTGCTGACTGCCGCACAAATGGGAAAACCATCCTCCATCGCCGCTCTTATTGCTGATGGAAGTTTTGTCTACCTCAAACGGACAATCGCCCGGCGCATCCACTTTTGGGGCATTCCCCACTGGCTTGGTTGGCATATTGCGGCGTGGATGCTAGTTGTGGCAGGGGTAAGAACACACGGGCGCATGGATCAGGTCGATCCCATCCTCTGGTCAAAGCACATCTACATCCCAGTTTTGTATATTCATGGCGGGCTGGATTGGCTGACGACTACCGCCGAGGCAAGTCTTTTGGTGGCACAAACCCCCGCCCCCCATGAATTTTGGATTGTCCCTGATGCCCGTCACGGTGAAACCGCCACAAAATATCCCGACGACTACGCGGCGCGGATTGTGGGGTGGTTTCAGCGCTGGCTCTAG
- a CDS encoding MoaD/ThiS family protein, which produces MATIKIPTPLRVYTGGNAEVNVNGETVGALLSDLTAQYPDLRPHLYNGNDLRNFVNVFLGEEDIRYRDGVETPVEPGDKLRIIPSIAGGR; this is translated from the coding sequence ATGGCAACAATCAAGATTCCGACGCCTCTCCGCGTCTATACGGGCGGCAACGCTGAGGTGAATGTGAATGGCGAGACCGTCGGGGCGCTTCTGAGCGACTTAACCGCACAGTACCCCGATCTGCGCCCCCATCTTTACAACGGGAACGACCTACGCAATTTTGTGAATGTGTTTCTGGGTGAAGAAGACATTCGTTACCGTGATGGCGTGGAAACCCCCGTTGAGCCGGGCGACAAACTGCGCATCATTCCGAGCATCGCCGGAGGGCGGTAA
- a CDS encoding elongation factor G, producing the protein MKEYTTEFIRNVALAGHQGSGKTSLIEALLFTTGAATRMGSITEGNTVSDYDDDEKARQLSLNTSIIPIEFDNHKINLMDTPGYTDFQGEMKNAIRVCDCVVVAVDAVSGPQVGTELAWQFADEFNQPLIVVINKINRENASYERTVEALRVRFPDYKFIPVILPIGEGPEFQGVINVLTQKAYYGIGKDRTDPPADMVAGIEEAHKNLVEAAAEATDELINKYFETQELTFEEIRDGMRLAARDANLKTVPVFVAAGAANSGTYPLLEAMLVYVSPPSQRRVSLTKEGENPVDFLMPPQGDDGPLAAFVFKTAYDKFVGTLSYFRIFSGKMESGVTYFNAERGREERFTQLLVLRGKEQIPVSVLHAGDIGAVAKLSETQTSDTICRREKPYRIRKPIYPAPVYSVALEPKTQQDGTKMGAILTQLTHADPTLQWRQAADTRQVVLSGMGDIHIAVTLSRAERLGCNLSASIPKVPYRETVMKTGNGHYRHKKQTGGAGQFGEVFLRVQPQESGAGFSYENETVGGSIAHSFIPSIEKGIRQVLETGLLGGYPIVDVAVAVTDGKMHPVDSKDVAFQIAGRGAFKEAFMQASPVLLEPIMELRVIVPEESMGDVIGDLSTRRGRVQGMDTEKGRSIVTAEVPLAEIQRYSNDLRSMTGGRGIYTAAFLRYESVPTNVAQPIINAHKPHADEEE; encoded by the coding sequence ATGAAAGAGTACACCACAGAGTTTATTCGGAATGTTGCGCTGGCAGGACATCAGGGATCAGGCAAGACGAGCCTGATCGAAGCCCTGTTGTTCACCACCGGCGCAGCCACAAGAATGGGCAGCATCACCGAGGGAAACACCGTTTCCGATTATGACGATGATGAAAAAGCGCGGCAGCTATCGCTTAACACCTCGATTATCCCCATCGAATTTGACAACCACAAAATAAATCTGATGGACACCCCCGGCTACACCGATTTTCAAGGGGAGATGAAAAACGCTATCCGCGTCTGTGACTGTGTGGTTGTTGCCGTTGATGCCGTATCGGGTCCGCAAGTGGGTACGGAACTGGCATGGCAGTTTGCCGATGAATTCAACCAACCGCTAATCGTCGTGATCAACAAAATCAACAGAGAAAATGCCAGTTATGAACGCACCGTCGAGGCGCTCCGTGTGCGTTTTCCCGACTACAAGTTTATCCCTGTGATTCTCCCCATAGGCGAAGGTCCAGAGTTTCAGGGGGTGATCAACGTCCTCACCCAGAAGGCGTATTACGGGATCGGAAAAGATCGCACCGATCCGCCGGCTGACATGGTTGCGGGGATTGAAGAAGCCCATAAGAATTTGGTTGAGGCGGCGGCAGAAGCCACCGACGAACTTATCAACAAATATTTCGAGACACAAGAACTCACCTTTGAGGAAATCCGCGATGGGATGCGCCTTGCTGCCCGCGATGCAAATCTCAAGACGGTTCCTGTCTTTGTGGCGGCAGGGGCGGCAAATAGTGGCACATACCCGCTTTTGGAGGCAATGCTCGTCTACGTTTCCCCGCCCTCCCAACGCCGTGTAAGCCTGACCAAAGAGGGCGAAAATCCTGTTGATTTTCTCATGCCTCCGCAGGGCGACGACGGTCCGTTGGCAGCGTTTGTCTTTAAAACCGCCTATGATAAATTTGTGGGGACATTGAGCTACTTCCGAATCTTCAGCGGGAAAATGGAGAGCGGGGTAACCTATTTCAACGCCGAACGCGGACGGGAAGAACGCTTTACACAGCTTCTCGTTCTTCGTGGCAAGGAACAAATTCCTGTTTCTGTCCTGCACGCCGGTGATATTGGGGCAGTGGCAAAACTTTCTGAGACTCAAACCAGCGACACTATCTGTCGGCGGGAAAAACCCTATCGTATTCGCAAGCCAATTTACCCTGCTCCGGTTTACTCGGTTGCCCTTGAACCCAAAACACAGCAAGACGGAACGAAAATGGGAGCAATCCTCACCCAGCTAACGCACGCTGATCCAACGCTCCAATGGCGGCAGGCAGCCGATACGCGCCAAGTTGTCCTCAGCGGCATGGGTGATATTCACATTGCAGTCACGCTCAGCCGTGCTGAGCGTTTGGGATGTAACCTGAGTGCCTCCATCCCGAAAGTTCCTTACCGCGAAACGGTCATGAAAACGGGGAATGGGCATTATCGTCACAAGAAGCAAACGGGCGGGGCGGGGCAGTTTGGCGAGGTTTTTCTCCGTGTTCAGCCGCAAGAGAGCGGCGCAGGGTTCAGCTATGAAAATGAAACGGTGGGGGGGTCGATTGCTCATAGTTTCATCCCCTCTATCGAAAAGGGTATTCGGCAGGTGTTAGAGACGGGCTTGCTCGGCGGCTACCCGATTGTCGATGTTGCCGTCGCCGTGACCGATGGCAAAATGCACCCCGTCGATTCCAAAGACGTTGCCTTCCAAATTGCCGGACGGGGAGCGTTTAAGGAAGCCTTTATGCAAGCCTCGCCCGTTTTGCTTGAACCGATTATGGAACTGCGGGTGATTGTCCCAGAGGAATCGATGGGAGATGTCATTGGCGACCTCAGCACCCGACGCGGACGGGTGCAGGGGATGGACACTGAAAAAGGACGGAGCATCGTCACCGCCGAAGTGCCGCTGGCGGAAATTCAACGCTACAGCAACGATCTGCGCTCGATGACTGGCGGACGGGGGATTTATACGGCAGCCTTCCTCCGCTACGAAAGTGTCCCCACAAATGTGGCGCAGCCGATCATCAACGCCCACAAACCCCACGCCGACGAGGAAGAATAG